A segment of the Streptomyces pactum genome:
TCCCAGCAGTTGCCGCTGAGGCTCTGGGAGCGCGAGCCGGAGAAGATCGTCCACTGGCCGTACGGCACCTCGCTGAAGTCCCTGCACGCGGACGGGGAGCCGCGCCCGGCGGTGACCCGGCTGAACCGCACCGCCGGCAACCGCATCACCGTGACCGACGCCGACGGGGACATCCGCACGTACCAGGCGGCGATCTTCACCGCCCAGTCCTGGATGCTGCTCTCGAAGATCGCCTGCGACGACTCGCTCTTCCCGATCGACCACTGGACCGCGATCGAGCGCACCCACTACATGGAGAGCTCCAAGCTCTTCGTCCCGGTGGACCGGCCCTTCTGGCTGGACAAGGACGAGGACACCGGGCGGGACGTCATGTCGATGACGCTCACCGACCGCATGACCCGTGGCACCTACCTCCTGGACGACGGACCGGACAAGCCGGCCGTCATCTGCCTCTCCTACACCTGGTGCGACGACAGCCTGAAGTGGCTGCCGCTGTCCGCGAACGAGCGGATGGAGGTCATGCTGAAGTCGCTCGGCGAGATCTACCCCAAGGTCGACATCAGGAAGCACATCATCGGCAACCCGGTGACGGTCTCCTGGGAGAACGAGCCCTACTTCATGGGCGCGTTCAAGGCCAACCTCCCCGGTCACTACCGCTACCAGCGGCGCCTGTTCACGCACTTCATGCAGGAGGAGCTGCCCGAGGACAAGCGGGGCATCTTCCTCGCCGGCGACGACATCTCCTGGACGGCCGGCTGGGCCGAGGGTGCCGTCCAGACCGCGCTGAACGCGGTCTGGGGCGTCATGCGCCACTTCGGCGGGGAGACCGACGCGACCAACCCGGGTCCGGGTGACGTCTACGACGAGATCGCGCCGGTCGAGCTGCCCGAGGACTAGATCCCGCCCGCCCGCGCCTTCTCGTACACCTCGGCGGCGATGTCCTTGAGCTCCTCGGCGTCCCGGGCCGTGCTCTGGAAGTCGAGGAGGATCTCGTCCAGGCCGATCTCGGCGTGTGCGGCGAGGTCCTCGACGATCTGGTCGACGACGCCGTGGAAGGGGCTTCGGCCGGAGGCGTCCCGGGGCGCCGTCCGGTAGCGGACGTTGGCCCGCAGCACCGTCCGGATCGGCTCCGTACGACCGCGCTCGGCGGCCAGATCCCGCAGTACCCGCCACTGCTCGGCCACGGCCTCGACGCCGATGGCGTTGGGCAGCCAGCCGTCGGCGTGGTCGACCAGCCGGCGCCGGGCCCTGCCGCTGCCCGCCGCCAGCAGGACCGGGATCGGCCGGGCGGGCTTGGGGCCGACGACGGCGGACGCGATCTTGGTGACCTCGCCGTCGTACACCACCGGGTCCGGCCCCCAGACCGCGCGGCACACCTCGATCAGCTCGTCCAGGGCCCGCCCGCGCTCGGCGAACGGCCGCACGGACGCCGCCGCGTACTCGTCGTGGGACCAGCCGGTCCCGAAGCCCGCGACCACCCGGCCGCCGCTGGCCGCGTCCAGCGAAGCCAGCGCCTTGGCCAGTCGGAACGGGACGTGCAGCGGCGCGACCAGGACACTGGAGCCCAGCTCCGCCCGTTCGGTGGCCGCGGCGGCGAGGGTCAGGGTGACCAGCGGCTCCGCCACGTCGCGGTACTCGTCCGGCCAGGGCAGGCCCTCGATGCCGTACAGCCCCTGGGAGGCGGGCTCGGGGAACAGGGCCCGTTCGAAGACCCAGAGGCTCTCGTAGCCCATCCGTTCCGCCGCGCGGGCCACTTCGGGGACGTCCTTGCCGAGGTCGTACTGCCGCATCTGGGGGAGGCCGAGACCGAGCCGGATCGTCATACCTGGGTGCTCCTTCGCAGTCGGGACGCGATGTTGCCCAACTCTCAACGTACTGCGGCCGCCGGGCGGTCACCGGAGCGCTCACCGGGGATATTGGCGGGGTCGGTCCGGCAGCGGGGTGAGCAGCATGCGGCCCGCGAGGCCCACCGCCGCGTCCAGCCGCTCGGTGAACTCGCCGGCGACATCGGGCAGCCGGCGCAGCGCCCACAGCGCGCGGGCCGCCGCCCAGGTGGCGTCGCGGGCGCGCTCCAGGCTCCAGGAGCCGAGCAGATGGGTCAGCGGGTCCGCGATCTGCAGGAGGTCGGGGCCCGGCATCAGCTCGTCACGGATGCGCTCCTCCAGCGACACGAGGAGATCGCCCACCCGGTCGAACTCGTCCTCCAGCTCGACGGGGTCGCAGCCGAGCGTACGACAGGTGTCCACGACGGCCAGCGCGAGGTCGTGGCCGATGTGCGCGTTGATGCCCGCCAGCGCGAACTGCAGCGGCCGTACGCCGGGGTGGCGGCGGAACTGGAACAGCGGCCGCCAGCACGCGGGCGGCCGGTGCCCGTCCTCCAGCGCGTCCACGGCGGCCAGGTAGCGCTCCGCGAACCGTACGTCCAGCGCGATCGCGGCCCGGGCGTCCGCGAAGCGACCGGTGTCGATGTGCCGGTCGACCGCCTCGGTGACGGCCAGGTAGACGCGGTTGAAGACGGCCACCCCGTCCCGGACGGGCAGCGCCGCGTCGAGGGCGCGCATCCGGATCAGGACCGTGTCCACCGTGCGGACGGCCGCCGGGACTTGTTCGCAGTGCGCCATGGCGGCAGGGTCGCAGCTTTAGGCTGGCGGCAGTGCCGGCGGACCCGACGCTTCCCCAGAACGGGGGAACGCGCCCGCCGTGCGGGGGAGGGGGAACCACACGTGTCAGGCCTTCGTGCCCGGCGCCTGGCCGTTCGGCGGGCCGAGCGCAGACGTGCCGCCCGCCGCGGCGCGATGGTCGCGGCGGCGTCCGTCGTGGTCGCGGTGGGCACCGCGACCGGCATGCTGTCCGCGCTCGGCGACGACGGCGGCGGGGTGGACGAGGCCCGGCCGCAGGTGACGCGGTCGCCGCGGCTGCAGTCCCTGCCGGTCGTACCGTCCGCGTCGGCGACGCCGTCGGTCTCCGCCTCGCCCTCCGCCCCGGCGAAGAGGACGAGCCCCGGTCCCGCGCCGAAGCCGGAGAAGACGTCCGGGGAGTCCGGGCGGGCCGGGCAGGAGGAGTCCCGGACCGCCCCGGCCTCCACCCGGCTCTACCGGCACCCCAGGTCCCAGGTCCTCGACTGGGTCCGGGCCCACCCCGACGACCCGCGCCGGGACGTCATCGAGTCCCGTATAGCCGGTCACCCGGCCGCCGTGTGGTTCGCCGACTACTCGCCCGGGACCATCGCCTCCCGGGTCCGCGCCGTCACGTCGGGCGGCGCGGAAGCGGGCCGGGTGCCGGTCGTCGTGCCGTACGCGGTACCCGACCGCGACTGCGGCGGCCACTCCCAGGGCGGGGCGCCCGACCTCGACGCCTACGACGCCTGGATCGACCGTTTCGCCGCCGGGCTCGGCTCGGGTGACGTCATCGTCGTGCTGGAGCCCGACTCGGTCGCCCAGGCGGAGTGCCTGTCCGCCGGTGAACGCGCCGACCGCTTCGCCTCCCTGGCCCGCGCGGGGCGCGTGCTCAAGGACGCCAACCCCAAGGCCCGGGTCTACTTCGACGCCGGGCACTCCGGCTGGCACGCGCCCGCCAAGCAGGCGGGCTGGCTGAAGCAGGCGGGTGCCGCCTCGGCCGACTCCTCCGACGGCATCTTCA
Coding sequences within it:
- a CDS encoding flavin monoamine oxidase family protein, with protein sequence MTSTVPNAIEHADEQQPPITMFGPDFPYAYDDFLAHPAGLGQIPATEHGTEVAVIGGGLSGIVAAYELMKMGLKPVVYEADRIGGRLRTVGFDGCDPSLTAEMGAMRFPPSSTALQHYIDLVGLETRSFPNPLAEATPSTVVDLKGESHYAEALDDLPQVYRDVADAWAKCLEEGADFSDMNRALRERDVPRIREIWAQLVEKFDNQTFYGFLCDSEAFKSFRHREIFGQVGFGTGGWDTDFPNSILEILRVVYTEADDHHRGIVGGSQQLPLRLWEREPEKIVHWPYGTSLKSLHADGEPRPAVTRLNRTAGNRITVTDADGDIRTYQAAIFTAQSWMLLSKIACDDSLFPIDHWTAIERTHYMESSKLFVPVDRPFWLDKDEDTGRDVMSMTLTDRMTRGTYLLDDGPDKPAVICLSYTWCDDSLKWLPLSANERMEVMLKSLGEIYPKVDIRKHIIGNPVTVSWENEPYFMGAFKANLPGHYRYQRRLFTHFMQEELPEDKRGIFLAGDDISWTAGWAEGAVQTALNAVWGVMRHFGGETDATNPGPGDVYDEIAPVELPED
- a CDS encoding LLM class F420-dependent oxidoreductase, which encodes MTIRLGLGLPQMRQYDLGKDVPEVARAAERMGYESLWVFERALFPEPASQGLYGIEGLPWPDEYRDVAEPLVTLTLAAAATERAELGSSVLVAPLHVPFRLAKALASLDAASGGRVVAGFGTGWSHDEYAAASVRPFAERGRALDELIEVCRAVWGPDPVVYDGEVTKIASAVVGPKPARPIPVLLAAGSGRARRRLVDHADGWLPNAIGVEAVAEQWRVLRDLAAERGRTEPIRTVLRANVRYRTAPRDASGRSPFHGVVDQIVEDLAAHAEIGLDEILLDFQSTARDAEELKDIAAEVYEKARAGGI
- a CDS encoding DUF5995 family protein, with product MAHCEQVPAAVRTVDTVLIRMRALDAALPVRDGVAVFNRVYLAVTEAVDRHIDTGRFADARAAIALDVRFAERYLAAVDALEDGHRPPACWRPLFQFRRHPGVRPLQFALAGINAHIGHDLALAVVDTCRTLGCDPVELEDEFDRVGDLLVSLEERIRDELMPGPDLLQIADPLTHLLGSWSLERARDATWAAARALWALRRLPDVAGEFTERLDAAVGLAGRMLLTPLPDRPRQYPR
- a CDS encoding glycoside hydrolase family 6 protein, with translation MVAAASVVVAVGTATGMLSALGDDGGGVDEARPQVTRSPRLQSLPVVPSASATPSVSASPSAPAKRTSPGPAPKPEKTSGESGRAGQEESRTAPASTRLYRHPRSQVLDWVRAHPDDPRRDVIESRIAGHPAAVWFADYSPGTIASRVRAVTSGGAEAGRVPVVVPYAVPDRDCGGHSQGGAPDLDAYDAWIDRFAAGLGSGDVIVVLEPDSVAQAECLSAGERADRFASLARAGRVLKDANPKARVYFDAGHSGWHAPAKQAGWLKQAGAASADSSDGIFSNVSNFHATADEVAYDRAVLDALGGPASLGAVIDTSRNGNGAPTDGEWCDPAGRKLGRAPTLSTGMGRVDAYLWVKLPGESDGCRGTPGTFTPSYAYDLAR